A genomic region of Candidatus Krumholzibacteriota bacterium contains the following coding sequences:
- a CDS encoding VCBS repeat-containing protein, producing MKKVAVLLIVLMMVVSTGVLAQPAPNVVSVVPGQNALNAMVFSDISVTFDIDMNASTINSNSFVVHARSTGKHAGTITYNGSTRTATFDPASDFIEGEVVTVSLAATIQSSVGIPMADEFVWSFTTATGECRGTFQATTSLDVGDNPTQLFAADFDNDGDLDIATTNYNDDNISVLINNGDDTFADQVTYAVGSYPKALFAADLDNDGDLDIATANYGGINASVLMNNGNGTFATAVNYTLPSYGNSIFIADFNGDGYNDLVVGTWTGNGVSVLLNNGNGTFASQVWYHSGTNITTVFGADVDNDGDLDLAISHYTSGYVAVLKNNGNGTFATKIEYDFDYYLSDIYMADLDEDGYLDMIVGYSTHPDPAVMMNNGDGTFGPSYTTFTTPSTPDRVFAADIDSDGDLDLTTATSGGDEIVILLNNGSGALTSSADYPVGYNPLDIYIADIDGDGDMDLMMVNRDSDDVTILLNENDPRVISTSPGLNELNVTAGTDISATFDVDMNGSTINASTFVVNGRSSGKHSGAISYSSMTKTATFNPAEGFEEGELVTVSLTGGIESSEGFPLAGYVWSFTIETAGGSGIFATPVNYGVDEYPVFVMAADLNGDGYDDLASVNSTSNDISILLNSGGGTFGSQSAYATGINPRAASAADFDEDGDLDLAVANYGSYSVSILKNNGSGAFGSQVSYGAGTGPSSVFVSDFDGDGHLDIAVPNEYSDDVSILINNGNGTFAAQVVYAVAAYPKAISAGDLDRDGDIDIATLSNTSAEVSVILNNGDGTYGSHAEYGVGTNAYSLSIADLDGDGDLEIVTANHTDDNVSVLTNNGDGTFATDAVYPVYNGPSFVCAGDLDGDGDQDLVAASYLGSRVSILPNYGNGTFSLQRTCATGAGPLAVCAADFNGDGKLDLATANHTSWEVSVLMSVDPPHVVSTTPSRNELNAALGTDITATFDIDMDGSTINAGTFIVNSRSTGLHAGTVSYDNPSKTATFYPAEDFDDGEVVTVCVTAGVKSSEGAFMESSYIWTFTAVAGSGSAIFALDSNYDLDNAPRSIQGADLDGDGDIDLAVANRNSHNVSVLLGDGDGTYATQVLYPVGDYPVFIFAADLDGDEDIDLVTANTGTDNVSVLLNNGNGTFASHATYSTANNPVAVFAADLDGDGDIDLATANLVDVSVLNNNGNGTFGPQAAYPSGTYPSSIDASDLDGDGDLDIAVTNYNSDTVSLLFNNGHGVLSSPATLAVGDAPSFIVSADLDDDSDLDLVAVNRADNDLSILFNNGNGSFAPQVTIPTGSGPTAVTAADLDGDGDLDLATSNNSSHDATLYLNDGSGTFTHQADYSAGSGPYGIFAADLDGDRDLDLAVMNYSSGDVSILLNQNTYFVTLPINTTGIDIPFIYGPHTLAVINFASETLDSLRIVAHMNDIPPHIPRFSNWVHRYYEITPYPSGATFEADITLFYDQEEFDASGLADESLLHPYRYDELETEWQVQYGYFDVDENSVFCGGVTEFSVWGFTGSESITGDDDQLPAASALFQNYPNPFNPATRIQYALDERCHVRLSVYDVAGRKVAVLVDETQEIGYRSVMWNGQDRLGNHVASGVYFYRLEAGAFTSTKKMILLR from the coding sequence ATGAAAAAGGTTGCCGTTCTGTTAATTGTATTGATGATGGTTGTTTCCACAGGTGTCCTCGCCCAGCCCGCGCCGAACGTCGTTTCGGTCGTGCCTGGCCAGAACGCCCTGAACGCGATGGTCTTCAGTGATATATCGGTGACGTTCGATATCGATATGAACGCTTCGACCATCAACAGCAATTCATTCGTCGTCCACGCGAGATCGACGGGAAAGCATGCCGGGACGATCACCTATAACGGTTCGACAAGGACGGCGACCTTCGATCCCGCCTCCGACTTTATCGAGGGAGAAGTGGTGACTGTCTCCCTAGCCGCCACGATACAGTCGTCTGTCGGCATCCCGATGGCGGATGAATTCGTCTGGTCTTTTACTACGGCGACTGGAGAATGCCGTGGCACTTTCCAGGCCACTACAAGTCTCGATGTGGGGGATAATCCCACTCAACTTTTTGCTGCCGATTTTGACAACGACGGCGATCTCGATATCGCGACTACGAATTATAACGATGACAATATCTCGGTCCTGATAAATAACGGCGACGATACTTTTGCCGACCAGGTGACATACGCCGTCGGTTCATATCCAAAAGCTCTTTTCGCCGCCGACCTCGACAACGACGGCGATCTCGACATCGCGACCGCCAATTACGGTGGTATTAACGCTTCGGTCCTGATGAACAACGGAAACGGCACCTTCGCCACCGCGGTCAATTACACCCTTCCCAGTTATGGTAACAGCATATTCATCGCCGATTTCAACGGAGACGGGTATAACGATCTCGTGGTGGGGACCTGGACAGGTAACGGCGTCTCGGTCCTGCTTAACAACGGCAACGGCACCTTCGCTTCGCAGGTCTGGTACCACAGCGGGACCAACATTACGACGGTCTTCGGCGCCGATGTCGATAACGACGGCGATCTCGATCTTGCCATATCGCATTATACTTCCGGATACGTCGCTGTTCTGAAGAACAACGGAAACGGTACCTTCGCGACGAAGATCGAGTACGATTTCGATTATTACCTGTCCGACATCTATATGGCCGACCTGGACGAGGACGGGTATCTTGATATGATCGTCGGGTATTCGACTCATCCCGATCCGGCGGTGATGATGAATAATGGTGACGGGACGTTCGGCCCTTCCTACACGACATTTACCACGCCATCGACTCCCGACAGGGTCTTCGCCGCTGATATCGACAGCGACGGGGATCTCGACCTGACGACAGCGACCTCTGGCGGCGACGAGATAGTGATCCTTTTAAACAACGGGTCCGGGGCGCTGACCTCCAGTGCAGATTATCCAGTCGGCTACAATCCCCTCGATATATATATCGCCGATATCGATGGCGACGGCGACATGGATCTGATGATGGTGAACCGCGATTCCGATGACGTGACGATACTGCTGAACGAGAACGACCCGCGCGTAATTTCAACATCGCCGGGGTTGAACGAGCTCAATGTTACCGCCGGCACGGATATATCGGCGACCTTCGATGTCGATATGAACGGCTCGACGATCAACGCTTCGACCTTTGTCGTCAACGGAAGATCGTCAGGGAAGCATTCCGGGGCTATATCCTACAGCAGTATGACGAAGACGGCGACATTCAATCCGGCCGAGGGCTTTGAAGAAGGAGAGCTCGTTACCGTTTCGCTTACAGGTGGAATAGAGTCTTCGGAAGGGTTTCCCCTGGCCGGTTACGTCTGGTCGTTCACGATCGAGACGGCAGGCGGTTCGGGAATTTTCGCCACCCCTGTAAATTACGGCGTTGATGAGTATCCCGTCTTTGTCATGGCCGCTGATCTGAACGGCGACGGTTATGACGATTTAGCGTCGGTGAACTCGACATCAAATGATATCTCGATCCTTCTCAACAGCGGCGGCGGCACCTTCGGTTCGCAGTCGGCATACGCCACCGGCATCAATCCCCGCGCCGCCAGCGCCGCCGATTTCGACGAGGACGGCGACCTTGATCTCGCCGTGGCCAACTATGGCTCGTACAGTGTATCGATCCTTAAGAACAATGGAAGCGGTGCCTTCGGATCGCAGGTCTCCTACGGGGCGGGAACCGGGCCGAGTTCGGTCTTTGTCTCCGATTTCGACGGTGACGGCCATCTCGATATCGCCGTCCCTAACGAATATTCAGATGACGTCTCGATCCTGATCAATAATGGAAACGGCACATTCGCCGCGCAGGTAGTTTACGCGGTAGCGGCCTATCCGAAGGCGATTTCAGCAGGTGATCTCGATCGCGACGGGGATATCGATATTGCCACGCTGAGTAACACCTCCGCCGAAGTATCGGTGATTTTAAACAACGGGGATGGCACTTACGGATCCCACGCGGAATACGGGGTGGGTACCAACGCCTATTCTCTCAGCATCGCGGATCTTGACGGCGACGGCGACCTGGAAATAGTTACGGCGAACCATACAGATGACAACGTCTCCGTTCTGACCAACAACGGAGACGGCACTTTCGCCACTGACGCGGTCTATCCCGTTTATAACGGGCCGAGTTTCGTGTGCGCCGGCGATCTTGACGGCGACGGCGACCAGGACCTCGTGGCGGCGAGTTATCTCGGATCGAGAGTCTCCATTCTGCCGAACTATGGAAACGGCACTTTTTCGCTGCAGCGTACCTGCGCTACCGGGGCAGGGCCGCTTGCTGTCTGTGCCGCTGATTTCAACGGCGATGGTAAGCTCGATCTTGCGACAGCGAATCATACTTCATGGGAGGTCTCGGTGCTCATGAGCGTCGACCCGCCGCATGTCGTTTCGACGACGCCATCGAGAAACGAACTCAATGCCGCGCTCGGCACGGACATTACCGCGACTTTCGATATCGATATGGACGGTTCTACCATAAACGCCGGCACATTCATCGTAAACTCAAGATCGACGGGACTGCACGCGGGAACTGTCAGTTATGACAACCCTTCAAAAACGGCGACGTTCTATCCCGCTGAAGATTTCGACGATGGAGAAGTGGTCACTGTATGCGTTACCGCCGGGGTAAAATCGTCCGAAGGCGCGTTCATGGAAAGCAGCTATATATGGACTTTCACCGCCGTAGCCGGCAGCGGTTCAGCGATTTTCGCTCTCGATTCCAATTATGATCTGGACAATGCCCCAAGATCGATCCAGGGGGCTGATCTCGATGGCGACGGCGACATCGATCTGGCTGTGGCGAACCGGAATTCCCATAACGTCTCGGTCCTGCTCGGCGACGGCGACGGCACGTACGCTACGCAGGTCCTCTATCCTGTCGGCGATTATCCGGTCTTCATCTTCGCCGCCGATCTTGACGGAGACGAAGATATAGATCTTGTGACAGCGAACACCGGGACGGACAACGTCTCCGTCCTGCTCAATAACGGAAACGGCACCTTCGCTTCGCATGCCACATATTCGACAGCCAATAATCCGGTTGCGGTCTTTGCCGCCGATCTCGACGGCGACGGAGATATCGATCTGGCGACGGCGAACCTTGTCGATGTCTCGGTCCTGAATAACAACGGTAACGGAACGTTCGGACCGCAGGCAGCTTATCCCTCGGGGACCTACCCTAGTTCGATCGACGCGTCAGATCTCGATGGCGACGGCGATCTCGATATCGCCGTGACGAATTACAACTCCGACACAGTCTCGCTTCTGTTTAATAACGGTCATGGTGTTCTAAGCTCTCCGGCGACGCTCGCCGTCGGCGACGCGCCGAGCTTTATCGTCTCGGCCGATCTCGACGATGACAGCGATCTTGATCTTGTCGCGGTAAACCGCGCGGACAATGATCTCTCGATCCTCTTTAACAATGGAAACGGATCATTCGCCCCACAGGTGACCATTCCAACCGGAAGCGGCCCCACAGCGGTCACAGCCGCTGACCTCGATGGCGACGGCGATCTCGATCTTGCTACCTCGAATAATTCTTCTCACGATGCCACCCTTTATCTTAACGATGGTTCGGGCACCTTTACTCACCAGGCGGATTATTCTGCCGGCAGCGGACCGTACGGTATCTTTGCCGCTGATCTTGACGGTGACAGGGACCTCGACCTAGCCGTAATGAACTACTCTTCGGGGGATGTCTCGATACTCCTCAATCAGAATACCTATTTCGTGACACTTCCCATCAATACCACGGGGATAGATATACCGTTCATCTACGGGCCGCACACCCTCGCCGTGATCAACTTCGCGTCAGAGACTCTCGACAGCCTGAGGATCGTCGCTCACATGAACGATATCCCGCCGCACATTCCAAGATTCAGCAACTGGGTCCACAGGTATTACGAGATCACGCCCTATCCTTCCGGGGCGACGTTCGAAGCGGATATCACGCTTTTCTATGATCAGGAGGAGTTCGACGCTTCCGGACTCGCCGATGAATCGCTTCTTCATCCCTACAGGTATGACGAATTGGAGACGGAGTGGCAGGTCCAGTACGGATATTTCGACGTCGATGAAAATTCCGTATTCTGCGGCGGCGTGACAGAGTTCTCTGTCTGGGGCTTTACCGGTTCGGAGAGCATTACCGGTGACGACGACCAGTTGCCGGCAGCGAGCGCTCTTTTCCAGAACTATCCCAATCCGTTCAACCCGGCGACCCGGATACAGTATGCTCTCGACGAGCGTTGCCACGTAAGGCTCAGCGTCTATGACGTTGCAGGCAGGAAGGTGGCTGTCCTCGTCGACGAGACGCAGGAGATCGGATACAGATCGGTAATGTGGAACGGCCAGGACCGCCTGGGTAACCATGTGGCAAGCGGCGTCTATTTTTACCGGCTTGAAGCGGGCGCCTTTACCAGCACGAAGAAGATGATCCTGCTTCGATAG